One Diospyros lotus cultivar Yz01 chromosome 1, ASM1463336v1, whole genome shotgun sequence genomic window carries:
- the LOC127795624 gene encoding protein SMAX1-LIKE 3-like — MRTAGYSVHHTLTTEAATIVKQAISLARRRGHAQVTPLHVAATMLATSAGRLRAACLKAHSHPLQCKALELCFNVALNRLPTSTSSPILAPHYHHHHQQPALSNALVAAFKRAQAHQRRGSVESQQQPILALKVELNQLVVSILDDPSVSRVMREAGFSSTQVKANVEQAVSLEITICSQSTTTPPVSCQSKLDSTEQQQACREDDVMSVINSLLSKKRRNTVIVGESLASAEAVVRGVIDKFERGDVKEDHLRYVPFINLPLFSLKNLGIEEAEQRMRELRCLVKSHVGRGLVLYLGDLNWVSEFWSSYGGHSRNYYCPVELMIMELSRLLSGGEQSGKLWLMGISTFQTYMSCRSGHPCLETLWQLHPLTVPVGSLGLSLNLDSDLRGQFQSKALGDEYSSWSQIKIGVEKNLICCIDCLANFNREARRMAANTCHKESSSTSTGSNLPPWLQLYKEESKRKTINDQELSNLRELCKKWNSTCSSLHKQHHFLEKTLNFSSLSSPSSSTSVSSYDLHQTLTDWPMIFGPKRLPKEHQFLTSDNEAKPDLLSNPNSSPNSASSSEATLNEDDQCFQRFMEHNSENLKVLCNALEKKVPWQKEVVSDIANTILQCRSGMVARKGKRKDHKEETWFFFLGVDYRGKEKIAKELAKLVFGSHGNFVKIGLSSFSSTRADSSEDQEMISNKRSRDESGGYLERFAEAVQANPSRVFFMEDVEQVDYCSQKGIKNTIESGKIELCDGGGLVSLKDAIVIFSCESFSSMSRACSPPSKERDDDDDVSEEKAIQVGSLDLNINANCEEEEDDDDDDSVGEIGFLDSVDRKIIFKIQIL; from the exons ATGAGGACAGCAGGCTACAGTGTCCACCACACCCTAACCACAGAGGCTGCAACCATTGTAAAGCAGGCCATAAGCCTGGCCAGGCGGCGCGGCCACGCCCAGGTGACTCCTCTCCACGTCGCCGCCACCATGCTGGCCACCTCCGCCGGCCGCCTCCGAGCCGCCTGCCTTAAGGCCCATTCCCACCCTCTCCAGTGCAAGGCCTTGGAGCTCTGCTTCAATGTGGCTTTAAACCGTCTACCGACTTCAACATCTAGCCCTATTCTAGCCCCTCactaccaccaccaccaccagcaGCCGGCCCTCTCCAACGCCCTCGTCGCCGCCTTCAAGCGGGCGCAGGCCCATCAGCGCCGGGGCTCGGTTGAGAGCCAGCAGCAGCCCATTTTAGCCCTGAAAGTGGAGCTAAATCAGCTTGTGGTCTCCATCTTAGATGACCCCAGTGTCAGTAGAGTGATGAGAGAAGCCGGCTTTTCCAGCACCCAAGTAAAAGCCAATGTAGAACAAGCTGTTTCTTTGGAGATAACAATTTGCTCACAGAGCACTACTACTCCTCCTGTAAGTTGCCAATCCAAGCTTGACTCAACTGAACAACAGCAAGCTTGCAGGGAAGATGATGTAATGAGTGTGATAAACTCACTGTTGAGCAAGAAAAGGAGGAACACTGTAATTGTTGGAGAGTCACTGGCTAGTGCAGAAGCAGTGGTTAGAGGAGTGATTGATAAGTTTGAGAGAGGAGATGTAAAGGAAGATCATTTGAGGTATGTGCCATTCATAAAccttcctcttttctctctgAAAAACCTTGGCATTGAAGAGGCTGAGCAGAGGATGAGAGAGCTCAGGTGCCTAGTGAAAAGCCATGTGGGAAGAGGGTTGGTCTTGTATTTGGGCGATCTCAACTGGGTATCTGAGTTTTGGTCAAGTTATGGCGGGCATAGCAGAAACTATTACTGTCCAGTGGAACTCATGATCATGGAGCTCAGTAGATTGCTGAGTGGAGGTGAGCAAAGTGGAAAGCTTTGGCTCATGGGGATTTCAACTTTCCAGACTTACATGAGCTGTAGGAGTGGCCATCCTTGTTTGGAAACTCTCTGGCAACTTCACCCTCTCACGGTTCCAGTTGGCAGCCTTGGACTAAGTCTCAACTTGGACAG TGATTTGCGAGGCCAGTTCCAAAGCAAGGCACTGGGAGATGAATACTCAAGCTGGTCACAGATCAAGATTGGAGTTGAGAAGAACCTCATTTGCTGCATAGATTGCTTGGCTAATTTCAACAGAGAAGCTCGAAGAATGGCCGCAAACACTTGCCACAAGGAGTCTTCTTCCACTTCCACTGGCTCAAACTTGCCTCCATGGCTCCAACTGTACAAGGAAGAGAGCAAAAGAAAAACTATCAATGACCAG GAATTGAGCAACCTTAGAGAACTCTGCAAGAAATGGAACTCAACCTGCAGTTCACTCCACAAACAGCACCATTTTCTTGAGAAAACCCTAAATTTCTCTTCATTgtcttctccttcctcctctACTTCAGTCTCTTCCTATGACTTGCACCAGACCCTTACGGATTGGCCTATGATTTTTGGACCCAAAAGGTTGCCTAAAGAACACCAATTCTTAACATCCGATAACGAGGCAAAGCCTGACTTGTTATCCAACCCAAATTCCAGTCCTAACTCGGCTTCTTCCAGCGAGGCGACACTAAACGAGGATGATCAGTGCTTTCAGAGGTTCATGGAGCATAATTCTGAGAACTTGAAGGTTCTATGCAATGCCTTGGAGAAGAAGGTTCCTTGGCAGAAGGAAGTAGTTTCAGACATCGCGAACACGATCCTCCAGTGCAGGTCAGGGATGGTGGCAAGAAAGGGCAAGCGCAAAGATCACAAAGAAGAAACCTGGTTTTTCTTCCTGGGTGTTGATTATAGGGGCAAAGAGAAGATCGCAAAGGAGCTGGCCAAGCTTGTGTTTGGCTCCCATGGAAACTTCGTCAAGATTGGGCTCAGCAGCTTCTCATCAACAAGGGCTGATTCAAGTGAAGACCAAGAGATGATCAGTAACAAAAGATCAAGGGATGAATCTGGTGGGTATCTAGAGAGATTTGCAGAGGCAGTGCAGGCGAATCCCAGCCGCGTGTTCTTCATGGAAGATGTGGAGCAAGTAGATTATTGTTCTCAGAAGGGAATCAAGAACACCATTGAAAGTGGAAAGATCGAGCTTTGTGATGGTGGCGGATTGGTTTCTCTTAAGGATGCCATTGTCATTTTCAGCTGCGAAAGCTTCAGCTCAATGTCCAGGGCCTGTTCTCCTCCTTCCAAGgagagagatgatgatgatgatgtatcaGAGGAGAAAGCAATACAGGTTGGTTCCCTGGATCTGAACATTAATGCCaattgtgaagaagaagaagatgatgatgatgatgattcagTTGGTGAGATTGGATTCTTGGATTCAGTGGACAGGAAAATCATCTTTAAGATTCAGATTCTGTGA
- the LOC127795364 gene encoding cyclin-dependent kinase A-1-like isoform X1, whose protein sequence is MDKYEVFRFIGTVGGCRLLKARHRSSGDLVTLKEVSINLSQEGVPSSLIREISFLIELDHKNIVKLFDVGNIGRRVYLVLEYLPHDLKSFLFSNFFLYLGRTLMKGLLYQLLKGVAYCHSHKTIHRDLTCENLLVDERGKILKITNFGSARAIDVPFKTYTGGSQVTTLVYRAPELLRGDSKYSTAVDMWSVGCIFAEMVRKQTLFSATTEEVLLIQIFSLLGTPDEEIWPDINELCKRLRAYAENQAKTLNKSIPPLLETFDKSEPKELSKYVKGLEESGVDLLSKMLRVNPRTRITASEALKHPYFRDKDMKPVLRF, encoded by the exons ATGGATAAG TACGAGGTATTTAGGTTTATTGGAACAGTGGGTGGCTGTCGTCTTCTGAAAGCCCGTCATCGTTCATCTGGAGATTTGGTCACTTTGAAGGAGGTTTCTATAAATCTATCACAGGAGGGTGTACCAAGCTCTTTAATCAGGGAAATCTCCTTTTTGATCGAGCTGGATCATAAAAACATTGTGAA GTTGTTTGATGTGGGGAACATTGGAAGAAGAGTGTACCTTGTATTGGAGTATCTGCCGCATGACCTGAAGAGCTttctgttttcaaatttttttctttacctAGGCCGGACCCTGATGAAA GGTCTTCTTTATCAGCTTCTGAAAGGTGTTGCTTACTGTCATTCACATAAAACTATCCACCGAGATCTAACGTGTGAGAATTTGTTGGTTGATGAACGTGGAAAAATATTGAAGATAACAAACTTTGGGTCAGCTAGGGCAATTGACGTTCCCTTCAAAACATATACTGGAGGAAGCCAA GTAACAACTCTGGTGTATAGAGCTCCAGAGCTCCTACGCGGTGATTCAAAGTACTCCACTGCTGTTGACATGTGGTCCGTGGGATGTATATTTGCTGAGATGGTGAGGAAGCAGACTCTGTTCAGTGCAACAACTGAGGAAGTTCTACTGATCCAAATATTCAG CCTTTTGGGCACACCAGATGAGGAAATATGGCCTGACATCAATGAATTATGCAAGCGTCTACGTGCTTATGCTGAAAATCAAGCTAAG ACGTTGAATAAAAGCATTCCCCCCCTTCTGGAAACTTTTGACAAGAGTGAGCCCAAG GAACTGTCTAAATATGTCAAAGGTCTGGAAGAGTCTGGAGTCGATCTTCTTTCT AAGATGCTGAGAGTGAATCCAAGAACAAGAATTACTGCTTCTGAAGCACTGAAACACCCATACTTCCGCGACAAGGACATGAAACCTGTCCTCAGATTCTGA
- the LOC127795364 gene encoding cyclin-dependent kinase A-1-like isoform X2, producing the protein MDKYEVFRFIGTVGGCRLLKARHRSSGDLVTLKEVSINLSQEGVPSSLIREISFLIELDHKNIVKLFDVGNIGRRVYLVLEYLPHDLKSFLFSNFFLYLGRTLMKGLLYQLLKGVAYCHSHKTIHRDLTCENLLVDERGKILKITNFGSARAIDVPFKTYTGGSQVTTLVYRAPELLRGDSKYSTAVDMWSVGCIFAEMVRKQTLFSATTEEVLLIQIFSLLGTPDEEIWPDINELCKRLRAYAENQAKTLNKSIPPLLETFDKSEPKELSKYVKGLEESGVDLLSMLRVNPRTRITASEALKHPYFRDKDMKPVLRF; encoded by the exons ATGGATAAG TACGAGGTATTTAGGTTTATTGGAACAGTGGGTGGCTGTCGTCTTCTGAAAGCCCGTCATCGTTCATCTGGAGATTTGGTCACTTTGAAGGAGGTTTCTATAAATCTATCACAGGAGGGTGTACCAAGCTCTTTAATCAGGGAAATCTCCTTTTTGATCGAGCTGGATCATAAAAACATTGTGAA GTTGTTTGATGTGGGGAACATTGGAAGAAGAGTGTACCTTGTATTGGAGTATCTGCCGCATGACCTGAAGAGCTttctgttttcaaatttttttctttacctAGGCCGGACCCTGATGAAA GGTCTTCTTTATCAGCTTCTGAAAGGTGTTGCTTACTGTCATTCACATAAAACTATCCACCGAGATCTAACGTGTGAGAATTTGTTGGTTGATGAACGTGGAAAAATATTGAAGATAACAAACTTTGGGTCAGCTAGGGCAATTGACGTTCCCTTCAAAACATATACTGGAGGAAGCCAA GTAACAACTCTGGTGTATAGAGCTCCAGAGCTCCTACGCGGTGATTCAAAGTACTCCACTGCTGTTGACATGTGGTCCGTGGGATGTATATTTGCTGAGATGGTGAGGAAGCAGACTCTGTTCAGTGCAACAACTGAGGAAGTTCTACTGATCCAAATATTCAG CCTTTTGGGCACACCAGATGAGGAAATATGGCCTGACATCAATGAATTATGCAAGCGTCTACGTGCTTATGCTGAAAATCAAGCTAAG ACGTTGAATAAAAGCATTCCCCCCCTTCTGGAAACTTTTGACAAGAGTGAGCCCAAG GAACTGTCTAAATATGTCAAAGGTCTGGAAGAGTCTGGAGTCGATCTTCTTTCT ATGCTGAGAGTGAATCCAAGAACAAGAATTACTGCTTCTGAAGCACTGAAACACCCATACTTCCGCGACAAGGACATGAAACCTGTCCTCAGATTCTGA
- the LOC127795364 gene encoding cyclin-dependent kinase A-2-like isoform X3: protein MDKYEVFRFIGTVGGCRLLKARHRSSGDLVTLKEVSINLSQEGVPSSLIREISFLIELDHKNIVKLFDVGNIGRRVYLVLEYLPHDLKSFLFSNFFLYLGRTLMKVTTLVYRAPELLRGDSKYSTAVDMWSVGCIFAEMVRKQTLFSATTEEVLLIQIFSLLGTPDEEIWPDINELCKRLRAYAENQAKTLNKSIPPLLETFDKSEPKELSKYVKGLEESGVDLLSKMLRVNPRTRITASEALKHPYFRDKDMKPVLRF, encoded by the exons ATGGATAAG TACGAGGTATTTAGGTTTATTGGAACAGTGGGTGGCTGTCGTCTTCTGAAAGCCCGTCATCGTTCATCTGGAGATTTGGTCACTTTGAAGGAGGTTTCTATAAATCTATCACAGGAGGGTGTACCAAGCTCTTTAATCAGGGAAATCTCCTTTTTGATCGAGCTGGATCATAAAAACATTGTGAA GTTGTTTGATGTGGGGAACATTGGAAGAAGAGTGTACCTTGTATTGGAGTATCTGCCGCATGACCTGAAGAGCTttctgttttcaaatttttttctttacctAGGCCGGACCCTGATGAAA GTAACAACTCTGGTGTATAGAGCTCCAGAGCTCCTACGCGGTGATTCAAAGTACTCCACTGCTGTTGACATGTGGTCCGTGGGATGTATATTTGCTGAGATGGTGAGGAAGCAGACTCTGTTCAGTGCAACAACTGAGGAAGTTCTACTGATCCAAATATTCAG CCTTTTGGGCACACCAGATGAGGAAATATGGCCTGACATCAATGAATTATGCAAGCGTCTACGTGCTTATGCTGAAAATCAAGCTAAG ACGTTGAATAAAAGCATTCCCCCCCTTCTGGAAACTTTTGACAAGAGTGAGCCCAAG GAACTGTCTAAATATGTCAAAGGTCTGGAAGAGTCTGGAGTCGATCTTCTTTCT AAGATGCTGAGAGTGAATCCAAGAACAAGAATTACTGCTTCTGAAGCACTGAAACACCCATACTTCCGCGACAAGGACATGAAACCTGTCCTCAGATTCTGA